Part of the Gallalistipes aquisgranensis genome, TCCCGGTTCCAACCGCTGCGCATACAGGCCACCTCCACCTTGCTCCGCAGGTATCTGTCCAGCGGAGATTTCACCCGCCAGCCCTCCACCCGGGGCGTATAATACATCACATGGAACACCTGCGCCGGCATATTCTGCAACAGGTCGTGTTCCGACTCCGAAAAATCGGGATTTCCATACCGCTCGGCCAGCCAGAACATAGGCGGCAGATAGGAACGCCGCACCTTCATGTGACAGTCGCTGAACGCAAGCATGTATCCGGCGGGCCCGGTCATCGTGATCGGAAAATAACCGGTCTTACGAAACCCCTCGAACCGTTCGCTCATACCGAAATCGGTCCCCAAAGCCGAGCGCATGGAGGCAAAGCCGTAAGCGCAATAGCGTACGGCATAATGCCAGTAGGAAGGTCCCTCCACGCAGACCCCGTCCGGATCGAACGCCACCATCGCCCGGGGCATCGACTCCAGCGCCAGCGGAATAATCTGACGGGCATAGTCAGGATCTGTGTCTGCCACGGACAACGCACCGATAATCAATCCGTTGTTGCACACCTGATTCCAGTTATTGACCCGTTTGTCGAATCCGCCCTTCGAATGATAAACCTTAAGACCCTCTTCCAACCCTTTTTCAATGATGGAAGTACGCAGCACCTCTTTCGTGCCGTCATCCAGCCAGTCATAAAGCCAGTCGTAACCGATGGCTACGGCATGGGTCATTTCGGCCACATCGAGAAAGTGATGCGGGTCCCAATCGACGAAACCGCATACGGCCAACAGATTCGTTTTGGCCGCTTCGGCATACTTTTCATCGCCCGTCCAACGCCATGCAAAAGCCAGATTATAGACCCGGGTCAAGGCATTCCGGCTCACGCGAAGCATGTCGCGCGTAGTCATGATACGCTCGAGAGGCTTCTTTCCCAGAATCGTATCGTCCGTCGCTTTCAGCACGTCCCTCACGTAACGCTGCAACAGGGTGTCGGTTTCATACCGGTGACGCAGCTCCTCCATACGGCCGTCGGTCAGAATCAGACGCGGATGTCCCTCCGCCAACGTTCCCTTTTCGCCGCCGATCGTCAGAGTCAAAGGACGACGCTCCGCCCGGCAGGCTGACAGCGACAATACGACCGCAAACAAAAATATCAATACTTTTTTCATACATCGGGCTTTTACCAAACCGGGGGAACGGACCCGCCGAATACGAATCGGGCCCCTTCCCCCGGCAGAATTGAATTACTTATAGCTGGGATGCTGGCTCAGTTTCGGATTATCGTCGCAGATGGACTGAGGAATCGGATAGAGTTCCGTCTTGTTCGCCTGAAAATCGCGGGCATAGGTGGTCATAATATCGGCATTGCTGCTCATTTTGTTGGTGTAATTGGTCTGCACCCAACCTTCCGCCGTGGGATAAGCGGGGTCTTTGTCGATATTGCTGTACGCCTTCTCCGGATACCCTTTCGTGGGATCGTCGCACGGTTTGTAATAACAGAACTTGGGATAGTCGGCCGTGTTGGACGCAATCGCAATCTGGGCATCCTTCGTTTTCTGAATCATTTCGCCGAGTTTGTTCCAGCGAATCAGGTCGAACTTGCGGAGCGCTTCGGCCCCCAGTTCCCAGGCCCGCTCCTGAATCAGTACATCAAGGAATTGTTCTTCGCTCATATCGCCGTACTCCTCGTTCTCTATCTCCTCCTCGTTTCCCTTATAGGCGCGTTTGCGCACCTCCTTCAACGCCTTGATCGCCGCATCCGTGGGGCCGTGATGGATATAGTTCTCCGCTTCGGCGAACATCAGCAGCACATCGGCATAACGCATGTAGATCCAGTTGATGTTGGTATAGTCGTTCATGTAGGTCGGACACCACCACGCCCGCCACTTGCCGGGATTGTACTCCCAGAGTCGGTTCGTGATGATTCCCTTGCTGTTCTTGTCCACTTCCATATCCGCCACGACCGTTTCAAACCGCGTGTCGTGCTCCTTGAAGGAAAGGATATACGGAGCGGTCAGACGCACCTCCGTACCGGTCATCCCGTATTTCGACTCCTTGTTGCAGTTAGCACCGATCTTATTGCCTATCTGACCGTTGTAGGAACTTTCCCCCACTTCGGGATTGTACATTCCGATCTCGAACATGCTCTCACCGAACTCCGTGTCGAACTTCTGTGCACACACGTTTTTCCAGATATTCTGGTAGACGGGATTCAGCCGGTGATTCGCATTGGGGTCGTCGATGACGTCGGCGCACTGCTGGCGGGCCAGTTCGTAATATTCCTCTATCTTCGCCGCATCGGGACGTTTGCGCATTCCCATGTTGCCTCCGGTAGCCAGATCCCAGCGCAGCGAGTACCCGGCCGCATGCAGGCACACCCGAGCCAGCAGACCCTTCACAGCCCCTTTGGTGAAACGCGCCTGGGCAGCGACCTCCTTACGCCAGGGAGTCAGTTCGACCGCCGTTTTCAGATCGCTGATAATTTGGTCGTAAATCACATCCCGGGAAGTGCGGTCCACGTAGAACACCTCACCGGCCTTCGAGGGAGTGAACCGGGCGGGAACATCCCCCCAGCGGACGATCAGATCGAGATAACACAAAGCACGCAGTGCCAGCATCTCTCCATGGATACGTTTGAGTTCGGCCTGTTCCTGTGCCGTGCCTCCGGAGTAAAGAGCCATCTGAGGAACCCGTTCGATGCAGATATTGCACCGCTCGATACAGGAATACCATTTGTTCCACAGACTGTTCAACTCGGTGTCGACGCTGGCGGGCGTCGAGGAATAACGGGAAAAATTCCGCCGTCCGACAGTCTCCCAGCCCCCCGAAGTCCTCATGATGTCGCAGTCCGTCGTGGTCATCGTCACCACTTTGCGGCCATACATGGGATGCGCCATTACCACATAGGCTCCGTAGGCGGCCATACGGGCTTGAACCACCGTCTGGAAAAGGTTCTCCGAATCGTAATTCGATTCCGAAGGTACCGTCAGGAAATCGTCGCAGGAAGTCAACGAAGCGACAAGGAGGACGGAAAACAATCCGGCTTTTATCTTAACAAACAAATTTCGAGTTTTCATGGGTCGTTCCGATTAGAAAGTGATATTGATACCGAAAATCATGGAGAAACTCTTCGGATAGGCCGAGTAGTCCACTCCGGGAGTCAGCGGGTTACTGCGCAGGGAACTTACTTCCGGATCGAAACCCGAGTAATTGGTCCAGGTATAGATGTTATAAGCGGTCGCATAGATACGCAGATTTTGCAGCCGGCATTTCTTGGCGATCTTCTGAGGTACCGTATAACCCAAAGTAATGTTGTTGATCCGCAGGAACGAAGCGTCTTCCACAGCCCAGGAGTGGGCGAAACGCGGCAGTTCGCCCGATTTCACCCGCCATATCTTCGCATCCTTGTTGAGTTCGGCCAGTTCGTTGAGATCGGTCACGAACACACCCTCGTCGTTGATCAGACGGAAACGGTCGCGCATCACACCCAGGAAATTCCGATAGGAGCTGTACGTATTGGTATAGGCCAGCTTATTGGCATTGAGCACTTTGTTTCCATAGCTGAAGTTCAGGAATATACCCAGGTCGAAGTTATGGAACGAGAAGGTGTTGTTCAGGCCGCCGATGAATTTCGGATTGGTATTACCGATAATCGTACGGTCATTGTCGGGAGTGATAACCGGGTTTCCCCGCTCATCCTTCTGTCCGCCGATCCACTTGAACTTGATGTCGCCCGGAGTGATTTTCGTATCGCCCTTGATATAGGGGACTCCGTCTTTGAGTTTCCATGTATTGGTCGAAGCGTCGTAACTTTCGAAATCGGCTGCCGTATAGAATCCGTCCGTGATATAACCGTAAATCATGCCCACAGGCTGCCCCACCTGCACGATATAATCGTAGATGGTTTTGGCCCAACCGGAATTCTCCAGATACGATTGCTGGGCTCCCAGTTCGTCCCGGTTCAGCCCCAGGATTTTTCCACGGTTGAACGAGATGTTGAAATCGGTCGTCCACTGGAACTTCTTATGATTGATGTTCATCGAATTGATCGTGATTTCATATCCTTTGTTGCGCGTGCTTCCCACATTCTTGTACTGGGTCGTATAGCCTGAAGTTCCAGGAATTCTTGCCTTGAGCAACAGATCTTCGGTCTTATTGTAATAGTAGTCGAACACCACATTGATCTTTCCGCCGAGGAAACCCAGATCGGCTCCTATATCGAACGCTTTGGTCGTCTCCCATTTCAGAGAGGGAGACGCGATGGTCGTAGGCTGCACGCCCGTGCTGACGGAACCGGCATCGGCCGCATATCCGGTGGTCGAGAAGGTGGAAGCAAACAGGTTGTTGCCGATCCGGTTATTCCCCGAGAGACCGTAGCTGGCCCTCAGTTTCAGATTCGAGAAGACATTCAGCCGTTTCACCCACGGCTCCTCCATGATGCGCCATGCAGCGGAAACCGAAGGGAAATATCCCCAATGGTTCTCTTTGGCGAACTTCGACGAACCGTCCGCACGGAGATTGGCGGTAAACAGATACTTATCCCGGAAACCGTACATAACCCGGCCGAAGAAAGAGGACAGCCGCTCCTCGCTGATTTTGGAACTGGGCTTCGACGCGATAGCGCCCTGTCCCAGATCGGCCAAACCGATATCCGAATTCGGGAACTGCATGGCTCCGGCCAGCAGGTATTTGCTTTTATAGGTGACGATCTCCTGTCCGACCATCATCGAAAAACTGTGTATCTTGTTGAATGTCGTCGCATAGGTCAGATAAGCCGATTCGGTCAGTTTCATCGTCTCGGTCGGTTCGATGGTGCCGTACGGGCCGCCTTTCTCCACACGTACATCGTGCAGCCTCTCGTCGAAGAACTCTTCCACCCGGTTGTTTCCCGCAGACATACCTCCCGTGACGGAAAACGTGAGGTCTTTCAGAATCTTATACTCCAGACTTCCGTTGAAAAATGCAGTCCGGTAGGTCTTTTTCTTGTACTGGGCCTCCGCTCTCACGATGGGATTGGTAAGGAAATCCCCGCCCGAATCATCCTCCGTCTCGCTGATGAGCGCGTCATCGTTATCGTTGGGACCGAGCACGGGCCGGTAGCTGATCGTGTTGCCGAGCATGGCATTGTCGAGCGAACCGGACACGGAACTGCCCAGCACCTCCCGCGAGGTATAGTTTCCGTTAACGGAAAGCCTCAACCGGTCGGAAACCTTTTGGTCGAAGCTGATCTTGATATAATCCCTCTTGGCACTCGACGCGATCATCACGCCCTCTTCCGAATAATGTCCGTATTTGACCATGTACTTCGAATTCTGCGTACCGCCGCTGATCGAGATGTTATGATTGTGCGTCAAGGCATTGCGTCCGAACACCTCTCGCTGCCAATCGACACCCGACCGGTTCTTGTAGATTCCGAGCTCCTCGAAAGGTCCGTAGCGTTTCGTGAAATTTTCCGCAGCGGAAGCGGCTGCATCGGGCATATTCGCTATTTCGTACTGGGCCATGACATATTCGTAGGGGCTCAGCACATCCAGAAAACGGTTCAGTTTCTTGAACCCCACATAACCGTCGTACGAAACTTTCGATTTGCCGACAGACCCTTTCTTGGTCGTGATCACGATGACGCCGTTGGCACCCCGTGCCCCGTATATAGCCGTCGAGGAAGCGTCCTTCAGGACGTCGATCGACTCGATGTCCGCGGGATTTACGGAAGTAAGGCCGTCATCGCTCGGGAAGCCGTCCACGATATAGAGCGGTGAATTGTCCTGTGAGATGGAACCGCCGCCCCGGACCCGTATCTGGATATCGGCATCGGGATTTCCCTCGGTCGTCGTAACCTGCACGCCGGCCAGCCGGCCGGCAATGGCCTCGGCAGCCGTAGCCACGGGCACCTTCACCAATTCTTTGCCGCTGATGGAGGAAACCGAGCCGGTGAGGTCTTTCTTTTTCACCGTTCCGTAACCGATCACCACCACATCCTCCATTTTCTGTACGTCACCCTGCATCGAAACATTGACCGAAGTTCCTCCGGCCACCTGTTTCTCGACAGGTATACATCCGATAAAGGAGAACACAAGCACAGGGCTTTTCACCAAAGAGACCCTGATCGAATAGTGACCGCCGGCATCCGTCGTGGTTCCCGACTGGGTCCCTTTCACCACGACGGTCACACCCGCCAGCGGTTTTCCCGCCTCGTCCGTCACCGTACCGCTCACCGAAGAGGCATCCTTCACGTTGAAAGGAGTGATAACGATGGCATCATTCTCCATCACCTTATAGGTGAGATTACTGCCTTTGAGCAGTTTTTCCAGAATCGTCTTCACGGAGGCGTCCGCATATTCGGCACTCACCCTCGTGTTGAAGAAAGAGAGATCGTCGCTGTAAAAGAAACGATAGGAGGAGGCGGACTCGATCTTTTTGAGGACCTCTTTGACTGTGCCGTTCCTGACGGACAGGGAGACTTTCGCATCCTGTGCACCGGCTCCCAACGGCAAAAGGAGCAGCAACAGTCCCGCCAACGGCATCAGATGCCGGGACAGGATGGCCGAATGACCAAATTTTTTCATAAGCAAGGTTTTTAAATCAGGAATTAAGTATTGTGGTTAGGTTCTATCTCGTTTCCGCCCGAAACGCAGGAAGGTTGTAGCCTGAGACACAGACCGCCGGCAGGCGCCCCCCCGCATCCGACGAGTCGCAGTCGATCAGCACGGTTTTCCGTTCGCCCGGCAACATCCAGAAATAGTTGTCGGTATAGAGTGCGGGTAAAATACGTTCGTCCGTACCGGCGTCCCGCAGGGAGAGACGGATCATCGCTCCGACGACACGTCCCCGGTTGGTCAGCTCCACCCGCCAATAACTCCGGCCGTCGCGTTCGTACCGGTCGGCCACGGCCTCGATACGCGCATCGCCGATCTCGTTGAGCAGACGCATGTCTTCCGGTTTGTCGTACCGCCAGTAGAAATTTTCCGAAAGAAGCTCCCCGCGCCGCCCGCGCATCTCGAGACGGACGAAGTGCAGAGGAGGCAGCCCGGGAGCGAAATCGACCGCAAAAGCGGGGACCATATCCGACGCGGGTATATCCAGCGTCATACGCTGCGTTTTTCCGTATTGTTTCCCGCTCACGTCATAGACCGCAGCGGTTACGGTCACCCCTTTCAGAGGTCTCGCCGTGTGATTGACGGCATCCACCTTCCAGTCGGGGAGCGAAGCCTGTACATGGTGGCTTTCACATCCCTTCTTGGCTCCGGCCCAGGTCCCGTTCACCTCGAAATCGTAATCGTAAGTCTGCCACACGGTCGAATACCATGCCGGGTGGGTCATCCACAGCAATACGCCGGAACAGTCCTTCCAGAGTTTATGGTTCCACGCCTCGAACATGGCCCGGATATTGTCGTAGTTGATGAACTGGGCCTTGAGGCAATAATCCTCCATCGAGGCGACAGGCCCCAGTCTCGAAGTGAACGCATCGATGTAACGGCTGATCGCCTGTCCGCTTTTGGCACTGTAATCATGATAGTACCAGGTCTCGCCGATAGGCCACGCCTGATCCTGTCCGCACATACGGAGCATCGTCTCGTAGACGGGCACCGTAGGCAAACCGATCTCCGACTTGAAACCGTGCGCCATTCTGTAATACTCCTCGGGTGGCAGCCAGAAATAAGGTCCTTCCCCGCCCCATACGATATCGTCCGCCGAATGGGACATATACAGCCTCGTGCTGTCGCATTCCCGCACGGCCTTCCGGATACTCCGGTCGATCACGATCGCCGGATAGGTCTCGTTACTGGCGCACCACAGGGCGATCGAAGGATGGTTGCGGAAACGAAGGATATTCTCACGGACGATCTCACAATAGCGCACCTTGTCGTCGGGATGTCCGCCCCACAGATCGGAAAAGACCAGCACTCCGTATTCATCGCAGCAGTCGAAAAAATCGGGATTCAGAAAATTACCCATCCATGCACGGATCATATTCATCTTCGAATCGCGGTGAAAACGCAGAGCCGTCTCCATCCGTTCGCGCGGCATCCGCAAGGCCAGCTCCTCCAGTCCCCAGTTACCTCCCTTGCAGAAAATCCGCACGCCGTTGACCGACACCACCAGATGGGGTGTCGGAGACTCCGTACACTCCCTGACGGTCCGCCACGAACGCTTGTCGTCCGAAACCTGTATTTTGTACCGGGCCGCCAGGCCGTCCGAATCCCAACCGGCAATCACCCAGTCGAAACTTCTCCGCTCGCCCAGATCGACCAAAGCCCATTCGTCACGGTCTCCCGCAGAGAACCATTTCGAGACACCCCGCACATCAGTCAGATTCGAAGCAGGATATTTCGGGGCACGGACGGAGGAGACCTCCGTTTTTTTCCATGCGGCCAAATCGTTTTCCACATCCCGGCTGTCATAAACCGAAAGGTCGAACATCCCGAACCGGTCAACGCACGACTCCTCCATCAGAATCCGGACATACCGGGCTTCGGTACGTTCGATCCGGTAAGAGCCCCGCCGTTCCTTGCTCAGGGGGGTATTATAGGTAATCTTCCGCACGCCGAAACGGCATCGGTAGGTGTCGCTGGTCTTTCCGTCCACCGATGCGGTCACAGTCAGATCATAAAGGTTCTGGGGTCCGTAGCCGTTCGGCCACCACAGCTTCGGCCGACTCATCTTCAGCTGCTTATGGGTATCCGGACCGAATTTTACCTCGAGCGTCTCTCCCGGAGCGACCGTCACCGTCCGCTCGACCGCCACCCGGTCGAAAGCGGCCCGTACGGTCACCTGCCGGCCGCTGCCGGACCCGTTCCTCACGGGTACGTTCAACCATACGAAAGCACGGGTGGTGTCGGGCAGATCCAGATCGGTCTGCACATGGGGGTGCTCGATCGTAACGTCACCCACGGTTCTCAACCTGACTTCCTCGAGAATGCCGATCCCCCTGTCCCGCA contains:
- a CDS encoding glycosyl hydrolase 2 galactose-binding domain-containing protein, translated to MIPNFYRISVPVLIFCTMLCGTARPAVENLALNRPVSVSSTDHAPAQGEFAVDGETQTGWRARFFVDYDKGTMPVRTLPQWIAVDLQAKCSLSSVRIFCEADASTPVYVEDRRFTLGHEVYSSYPVRYRIEGSDTGEKWTVLARVSDGRGGWMETALPAGSWRFVRVLIEEVSSNLPVGINELEIYGTCGVQRPSTNGWKERRKPKTAFARELRLRSSSVLPVTEGWEMTCEGWNGADEGEKISRPGFPTASWYDATVPGTVVATLVEQEVFPDPVAGLNNLKIPEVLCRRNWWYRRAFRLPEGFDVRGRRVLLEADKVNHHADFWVNGHRVGEIDRCFVQGAFDVTRYLDPEGENVVAVRICPMEKVGVPGDKGAAGNAWVNSRVISRSSPTYICSSGWDWMPAMRDRGIGILEEVRLRTVGDVTIEHPHVQTDLDLPDTTRAFVWLNVPVRNGSGSGRQVTVRAAFDRVAVERTVTVAPGETLEVKFGPDTHKQLKMSRPKLWWPNGYGPQNLYDLTVTASVDGKTSDTYRCRFGVRKITYNTPLSKERRGSYRIERTEARYVRILMEESCVDRFGMFDLSVYDSRDVENDLAAWKKTEVSSVRAPKYPASNLTDVRGVSKWFSAGDRDEWALVDLGERRSFDWVIAGWDSDGLAARYKIQVSDDKRSWRTVRECTESPTPHLVVSVNGVRIFCKGGNWGLEELALRMPRERMETALRFHRDSKMNMIRAWMGNFLNPDFFDCCDEYGVLVFSDLWGGHPDDKVRYCEIVRENILRFRNHPSIALWCASNETYPAIVIDRSIRKAVRECDSTRLYMSHSADDIVWGGEGPYFWLPPEEYYRMAHGFKSEIGLPTVPVYETMLRMCGQDQAWPIGETWYYHDYSAKSGQAISRYIDAFTSRLGPVASMEDYCLKAQFINYDNIRAMFEAWNHKLWKDCSGVLLWMTHPAWYSTVWQTYDYDFEVNGTWAGAKKGCESHHVQASLPDWKVDAVNHTARPLKGVTVTAAVYDVSGKQYGKTQRMTLDIPASDMVPAFAVDFAPGLPPLHFVRLEMRGRRGELLSENFYWRYDKPEDMRLLNEIGDARIEAVADRYERDGRSYWRVELTNRGRVVGAMIRLSLRDAGTDERILPALYTDNYFWMLPGERKTVLIDCDSSDAGGRLPAVCVSGYNLPAFRAETR
- a CDS encoding SusC/RagA family TonB-linked outer membrane protein yields the protein MKKFGHSAILSRHLMPLAGLLLLLLPLGAGAQDAKVSLSVRNGTVKEVLKKIESASSYRFFYSDDLSFFNTRVSAEYADASVKTILEKLLKGSNLTYKVMENDAIVITPFNVKDASSVSGTVTDEAGKPLAGVTVVVKGTQSGTTTDAGGHYSIRVSLVKSPVLVFSFIGCIPVEKQVAGGTSVNVSMQGDVQKMEDVVVIGYGTVKKKDLTGSVSSISGKELVKVPVATAAEAIAGRLAGVQVTTTEGNPDADIQIRVRGGGSISQDNSPLYIVDGFPSDDGLTSVNPADIESIDVLKDASSTAIYGARGANGVIVITTKKGSVGKSKVSYDGYVGFKKLNRFLDVLSPYEYVMAQYEIANMPDAAASAAENFTKRYGPFEELGIYKNRSGVDWQREVFGRNALTHNHNISISGGTQNSKYMVKYGHYSEEGVMIASSAKRDYIKISFDQKVSDRLRLSVNGNYTSREVLGSSVSGSLDNAMLGNTISYRPVLGPNDNDDALISETEDDSGGDFLTNPIVRAEAQYKKKTYRTAFFNGSLEYKILKDLTFSVTGGMSAGNNRVEEFFDERLHDVRVEKGGPYGTIEPTETMKLTESAYLTYATTFNKIHSFSMMVGQEIVTYKSKYLLAGAMQFPNSDIGLADLGQGAIASKPSSKISEERLSSFFGRVMYGFRDKYLFTANLRADGSSKFAKENHWGYFPSVSAAWRIMEEPWVKRLNVFSNLKLRASYGLSGNNRIGNNLFASTFSTTGYAADAGSVSTGVQPTTIASPSLKWETTKAFDIGADLGFLGGKINVVFDYYYNKTEDLLLKARIPGTSGYTTQYKNVGSTRNKGYEITINSMNINHKKFQWTTDFNISFNRGKILGLNRDELGAQQSYLENSGWAKTIYDYIVQVGQPVGMIYGYITDGFYTAADFESYDASTNTWKLKDGVPYIKGDTKITPGDIKFKWIGGQKDERGNPVITPDNDRTIIGNTNPKFIGGLNNTFSFHNFDLGIFLNFSYGNKVLNANKLAYTNTYSSYRNFLGVMRDRFRLINDEGVFVTDLNELAELNKDAKIWRVKSGELPRFAHSWAVEDASFLRINNITLGYTVPQKIAKKCRLQNLRIYATAYNIYTWTNYSGFDPEVSSLRSNPLTPGVDYSAYPKSFSMIFGINITF
- a CDS encoding heparinase II/III domain-containing protein, with the translated sequence MKKVLIFLFAVVLSLSACRAERRPLTLTIGGEKGTLAEGHPRLILTDGRMEELRHRYETDTLLQRYVRDVLKATDDTILGKKPLERIMTTRDMLRVSRNALTRVYNLAFAWRWTGDEKYAEAAKTNLLAVCGFVDWDPHHFLDVAEMTHAVAIGYDWLYDWLDDGTKEVLRTSIIEKGLEEGLKVYHSKGGFDKRVNNWNQVCNNGLIIGALSVADTDPDYARQIIPLALESMPRAMVAFDPDGVCVEGPSYWHYAVRYCAYGFASMRSALGTDFGMSERFEGFRKTGYFPITMTGPAGYMLAFSDCHMKVRRSYLPPMFWLAERYGNPDFSESEHDLLQNMPAQVFHVMYYTPRVEGWRVKSPLDRYLRSKVEVACMRSGWNRDALFVGMKAGTTGVSHVHLDMGNFELDALGERWLLDLGSDKYELPGFFDFKKQRWDYYRCVTRSHNLPVFNGKEQCLDSKANFSRVSLDTDAPFVVMNLSDAYRDQCSFVSRGIRMVGGRKAVLVQDEFAMKAPGRVNWGVMTDAGLEVEGATARFSLGGRKMTARILSPAGAAFVVESARQEPPQAENIGINRLAIRLEGQTEQRICVLFSPAWEEGEVTAADIVPLSDWK
- a CDS encoding RagB/SusD family nutrient uptake outer membrane protein — translated: MKTRNLFVKIKAGLFSVLLVASLTSCDDFLTVPSESNYDSENLFQTVVQARMAAYGAYVVMAHPMYGRKVVTMTTTDCDIMRTSGGWETVGRRNFSRYSSTPASVDTELNSLWNKWYSCIERCNICIERVPQMALYSGGTAQEQAELKRIHGEMLALRALCYLDLIVRWGDVPARFTPSKAGEVFYVDRTSRDVIYDQIISDLKTAVELTPWRKEVAAQARFTKGAVKGLLARVCLHAAGYSLRWDLATGGNMGMRKRPDAAKIEEYYELARQQCADVIDDPNANHRLNPVYQNIWKNVCAQKFDTEFGESMFEIGMYNPEVGESSYNGQIGNKIGANCNKESKYGMTGTEVRLTAPYILSFKEHDTRFETVVADMEVDKNSKGIITNRLWEYNPGKWRAWWCPTYMNDYTNINWIYMRYADVLLMFAEAENYIHHGPTDAAIKALKEVRKRAYKGNEEEIENEEYGDMSEEQFLDVLIQERAWELGAEALRKFDLIRWNKLGEMIQKTKDAQIAIASNTADYPKFCYYKPCDDPTKGYPEKAYSNIDKDPAYPTAEGWVQTNYTNKMSSNADIMTTYARDFQANKTELYPIPQSICDDNPKLSQHPSYK